The following coding sequences lie in one Crassostrea angulata isolate pt1a10 chromosome 10, ASM2561291v2, whole genome shotgun sequence genomic window:
- the LOC128167592 gene encoding LOW QUALITY PROTEIN: probable peroxisomal membrane protein PEX13 (The sequence of the model RefSeq protein was modified relative to this genomic sequence to represent the inferred CDS: inserted 1 base in 1 codon), which translates to MTRNISVRATKXNKRKFMAAPTKPWERAGINYQNSGSLPANNMSGPPIGGTESLPPCCVPGASGPGNPPPIPSRPTQTGMGSRLSSPYGGYSSYSPYSSYGGMGGYGYSPYSSYGSMGYGGMGGYNRMGYGDDFNQNSIARLAEESSRPAFQSIESIVNAFTSVSMMLDSTFQAMYNSFRAVVGVADNFTRLKSQIGQVLSAFAVFRFLKYLYRKLLVLLRLRPQGYAEEAWSKASDVLSQLPDEGGAPKKSTWPIMLFFGVIMGGPWLIWRMISSLSGPSVKAWASGEDDHFVARAEYDFNGNSEEELSFKAGQLIKVAPKEIQPRMRGWLLASVDGQKVGIIPGNYVKVLGKKRGTKHQQQSSPGNAADPAQTPTLSSVNSASAPDMVSGTSTCCKKSCDKSESVNNGQVKPVASAPCMDNFNSTSENSTSFANLEDAFPIDSNSQNNSVRQPENLNAKDILDANEDNLIN; encoded by the exons ATGACTCGAAATATTTCTGTACGAGCTACCA ATAACAAACGGAAGTTCATGGCTGCTCCAACAAAACCATGGGAAAGAGCAGGGATAAACTATCAAAATTCTGGAAGCTTACCAGCAAATAACATGTCAGG TCCTCCTATAGGAGGTACAGAGAGCCTGCCACCATGCTGTGTCCCAGGTGCATCAGGCCCGGGGAATCCTCCCCCGATACCCTCCCGTCCGACACAAACTGGCATGGGAAGTCGCTTATCATCACCATACGGGGGATACAGTAGTTATTCTCCCTATAGTAGTTATGGAGGAATGGGCGGATATGGCTACAGTCCTTACAGCAGTTATGGATCTATGGGTTATGGGGGAATGGGGGGATATAACAGAATGGGTTATGGTGATGATTTCAATCAAAACAGCATTGCCAGACTGGCAGAGGAAAGCTCTAGGCCTGCATTCCAGTCCATTGAAAGTATAGTCAATGCCTTCACCTCTGTTAGCATGATGTTGGATTCCACATTTCAGGCCATGTACAACTCGTTCCGAGCAGTTGTAGGTGTCGCTGACAATTTCACTCGCCTTAAATCCCAGATTGGTCAAGTATTGTCGGCTTTTGCAGTTTTTCGATTTCTGAAGTATCTATACCGTAAACTATTGGTGTTGTTACGACTGAGGCCCCAAGGTTATGCGGAAGAAGCTTGGTCAAAGGCATCTGATGTGTTAAGTCAGCTTCCTGATGAAGGGGGAGCTCCCAAGAAGAGCACATGGCCTATAATGCTGTTCTTTGGAGTCATTATGGGAGGACCCTGGCTCATCTGGAGGATGATATCCAGCTTGAGTGGACCTTCTG TGAAAGCCTGGGCTTCTGGAGAAGATGACCATTTTGTTGCCAGGGCAGAGTATGATTTTAATGGGAACAGTGAGGAAGAGCTTTCTTTCAAAGCAGGACAGCTTATCAAAGTAGCACCAAAAG aaattcaACCACGAATGAGAGGCTGGCTTTTGGCATCTGTGGATGGACAGAAAGTTGGAATTATTCCTGGAAACTATGTAAAGGTGCTCGGAAAGAAGAGAGGCACAAAACACCAACAACAGTCTTCCCCTGGTAATGCAGCAGATCCTGCACAGACCCCAACATTAAGCTCAGTCAACAGTGCCTCTGCTCCAGACATGGTGTCCGGAACAAGCACCTGTTGTAAGAAATCATGTGATAAGTCAGAGAGTGTGAACAATGGACAAGTCAAACCAGTGGCTAGTGCACCATGTATGGACAACTTCAATTCAACTTCAGAAAACAGTACATCCTTTGCTAATCTAGAGGATGCATTTCCAATTGATTCTAATTCACAGAACAATTCAGTAAGGCAACCAGAAAATTTGAATGCAAAGGATATTTTGGATGCCAACGAGGATAACCTAATAAATTAA